A genomic window from Salvelinus namaycush isolate Seneca chromosome 5, SaNama_1.0, whole genome shotgun sequence includes:
- the LOC120048635 gene encoding trypsin-2-like isoform X1, with amino-acid sequence MKTCLSSTMIGLIVLTLLGAAAAAPMDDRIVGGYECEAHSQPWQASLNIGYHFCGGSLINDQWIISAAHCWMNPWSQLAILGDHHIWEHEGTEQYMSVDAIYWHQSYDYQTLDHDIMLLKLAHPVTLNKFVKPIALPTACPKAGDMCVVSGWGNIYTDSVFNPFNLQCVDIPILSKKACEESYPGQITDTMVCAGYLEGGKDACQGDSGGPLVCNGELHGIVSWGVGCAQPNYPGVYTKVCALLPWIHEIITNY; translated from the exons ATGAAGACTTGTCTCAGCAGCACGATGATTGGCCTGATTGTACTCACACTCCTGGGGGCtgcag CGGCAGCTCCTATGGATGACAGGATCGTGGGGGGTTATGAGTGTGAGGCTCACTCCCAGCCCTGGCAAGCCTCTCTTAACATCGGCTACCACTTCTGTGGTGGCTCCCTCATTAACGACCAGTGGATCATCTCTGCCGCCCACTGCTGGATGAA tcctTGGAGTCAGCTTGCCATCCTGGGTGACCACCACATCTGGGAGCACGAAGGAACGGAGCAGTACATGTCTGTGGACGCCATCTACTGGCACCAGAGCTATGACTACCAGACCCTGGACCACGACATTATGCTGTTGAAGCTGGCACACCCTGTCACTCTCAACAAGTTTGTCAAGCCCATCGCCCTGCCCACAGCCTGCCCCAAGGCCGGTGACATGTGTGTGGTGTCTGGATGGGgaaacatctacaccgactcgG tgttcAACCCATTTAACCTGCAGTGTGTGGACATCCCCATCCTGTCTAAGAAGGCCTGTGAGGAGTCCTACCCTGGCCAGATTACTGATACCATGGTGTGTGCTGGATACCTGGAGGGAGGCAAGGACGCCTGTCAG ggTGACTCCGGCGGTCCCCTGGTATGTAACGGAGAGCTGCATGGCATCGTGTCCTGGGGTGTTGGCTGTGCCCAGCCCAACTATCCTGGTGTCTACACCAAGGTCTGTGCCCTGCTGCCCTGGATTCATGAGATCATCACCAACTACTAG